The sequence gtatcagacaaattagacttcaaaaggaaaacaattaaaagagacaaagaaggacactgtatattaataaaagggtccattcatcaagaaaacagagtgccccaaaattcatgaggcaaacaccgagaacactgaaaggagtagATACCGCTACAATAATCGTTGAAGACTTCAAAACACCGCTCTCAttgatggatagaacatctagacagaggatcaacaaggcaacagagatgctgaattgtatgataaatgaactagacttgacagatatttctagaacactacaccccacaacagcaggatacacatttttctcaagtgctcatggaacattctctagggtagaccacaggatggatcacaaagcaagtctcaacaaatttaaaaatattgatattaaaaaaaaaaaaacaaccattcCTTCAAGATTATCACCAAGCATCAGGATTTGTGCATGACCACTGATTTCACCCATTCTGTGTCATATGCTTTTTTGGTGGAATCCTCCCCCATAGCCTGTGGAGGAGACCAGAGTTCATTTGGTGATAGTGGTGGGGACTTACTGCTGGATACAGAGgcattttcctttgtcttttcccctaatttatttttccatttctttctttcatgtacCAATTTCCTTATTCTTAGGTGGTTCCTTGAGAATGAATGCGAAGTTTATGATTTGCATCAAGCACGCCTCAATAGCCACAAGCTTTACAAAAATTACTTATTGTTTATTTCTTAGGAAGGATAATAGGTTTGGACACAGGATTCTTATTCTCAAGACAACTAATTTTTTAATGGAGCCATCCAACAAGACTAGCTTTAGCCTCACGAGATACAAGGACAATCCAATGGTCATTCTTAACATCAGACTGATCTGTGCTTCCTGCTCAAAATCAAAGTATTTAAGTACAATTAAAATGTCAACCATTTCCATttccctttgtccatttttttccacTTCCTTTGTTCTCCAGTCATACAGGGCATCCTGTAGGGATAGAACTGGTCTGATAAAATACAGCTGGCATTCGGGGTATTGTGGCTTAAAGGTAAGCTTTATCAATAAGATGCAGAGgtctttttattatattctggatactcTTGCTACATAACAAAGCACCCAAAATTTCATGGGACAAATGTGAGTCCTGGTTCCTAGTAAGATGGAATACACACATTCCACCTTGTCTCTCCCTGAATGCAGCTATAAGATGAAGACAGAATGAATGAATACGCAACAGCTATTTTAGGACTCTGAAAAGCAAATCGTGGCGGGCAGATTGGGGAAGAAGGAATGCCAAGCCAGCagcaagtttccttttttttctcccagaaccccccacacacacacacacctagatTAAAGGCagtctgaaacccagaagtaGGCAATGGGTATGGACAGAAAGAACACTGGAAGAAACTCTCTAGCTCTAGCTTAAGGAAAGGCCCTGGAAAGGGGCCTTTTAATGTTAAGAATgaggaaaattttccatttttccctttccctttctttcaagCCACAGCCCCCTGGCAATCCCACAGCACTGACAGCAGAGACAGTAGCAGCAGGGGCCCAAGGATGCCCAGAACTCTGAGGGAGGGGAGCTTTCTTTTCCAACTGGAGGTGATGTAGTTCTAAGAGGTCAGGTGAACCCCCAttgcccttttcctctctctgaacTCCTGGGCTCAGCCATGGGCACAGCGGTGGAAAGTGTGAGGCAGAGTCGGGTAACTAAAGCCTCAGATTTCTGTCCAGAGGACAGGGGAGTCCCAATAAAGCAGGAAGTACAAAGGAGATGGTGGAAAGGGAGGAGCTTGGGAAAGGAAGCCCATAAAACTGTTTATGAATTCCTAAGCTCACCCCCAAGCTGCACAGGCACGAATCTGACCCAAATTTGCAGACCCAAGATTGAGAACTGAGCTACATGATAAACCAACTCCCAGTTCCCAGACTGGCCACTGGCTGGGGCACAGACCCCAACAGCACTGAAAaggctttgaaatcagaactGACACCACAACTGAAATTGAAACCACAACCCAAAGAAGGCTGGTCAGAACTTGCAGCCTGAGTCAAACAGGCTAAATGCTTGCTAAAGCAAAATTATCAACATACTCCATAAGATATAAACAAGACCCAGAGTCTCAGAACAGAATATTCAAAATGTTCAGGATACAGTCCAAAATTACTTGGCACTTAAAGAACCAGGGACGTTTCACCTAACatgggaaaagacaatcaacagattCCAACAATGAGATGACACAGATGTCAGAGTTACCCGACAATCCCTCTAAAGCagttaaaaaaattcttcaaaaagaaGGGCCAAACACTCCTGAAAGGAATGGCAATATAGAAAGTCTCAACAAAGAAATTTAAGATAAAGcaaaaaccaaatggaaattttaagaaaataagcaaaataaaaatctcactGGACGGGCTTattggaaaaagaaatgacagaggagtcagtgaatttaaaataattcagtagaaattacccaatctgaacacagagaaaaaagataaagggtttaatgcctgttctagtttgctaatgctgcggaatgcaaaacaccagagatggattggcttttatgaaaagggggtttatttggctacacagttacagtcttaaggccacaaagtgtccagggtaacacaccagtaatcgggcaccttcactggaggatggccaatggcatctgggaaacctctattagctgggaaggcacgtggctggcatctgctccaaagttctggcttcaaaatggctttttcccaggacattcctctctagcaagcttgctcctcttcaaaacgtcactcacagctgcactgagttgcttctctttgagtcagctcatttatatgactccactgatcaagtcccaccctgaatgggcggggccatgccttcatgggagtatctcatcagagtcatcacccacagctgggtggggcacattctaagcaaatctaatcagcaccaaaacatctgccccacaagactacatcaaagataatggcgtttgggggacacaatacattcaaactggcacaatgcccaAATATAGAAAGATTTCCTAGAAATTTAGAGTTCACACCTAtgaggatggctataatcaaaatgacagacaataacaagtgctgaCAGAGTGTGGAGAAATTGGTCCTCTCAtgtactgttggtgggaaagtaaaatggtgcggccactgtgaaaaacagtttgccagctcctcaaaaggttaaacatagactttaccatatgactcagcaattctactcctactaggtacatacccaagagaaatgaagacatacatccacacaaaaacttgcagcattatgcacaatagccaaaaagacgacacaacccaaatgtccatcaactgataaatggagaAACACAATGTGGTCTATCCAAACAATGGCATATTACCcatcaataaaaaaagaatgaagcattgatacatgctacagtgtggatgaaccttgaaaaaattatgccaagtgaaagaagccagtcacaaagggcCACATattttctgattccatttatatgaataaagaaatctacagagacagacaGTAATGGCTGCCTGGGGCACGGAGTTGGGGGGTAGGTGGctgggaatgactgctaatgggtacagggtctTGAGGGATAACAaagatgttctgaaattagatagttgtgatggctgcacaactctatgaatatactgATACCACTGACTGTACCCTTTAAATggataaattatatctcaataaagctgttaaaaaacaaaataaaaaaagaatgctagaatattcatagcagcagcaCTATTTGTAATAGTCTCAAATGAGAAACTACTCAAATGCTCATTAGTAATACAAaacataaattttggtatattcctacaatggaatattatatagaaATGAGAATGAACTATTGCTATATTAACAATATAATGGTGAATGAAAGAGGCCAGATACCAAAAAGTACAAGCTGTATTATACCCTTCATAAAAGTACAGAAGCAGGCAAATAACCCATGCACCTGAGACTCAGGTAGTCATCATCCTTGGGCAGGCTGGGactagaaaatggaaacaattacATCTGGGATGCTGTTGGTGCTccgtttcttgatctgggtgctgggtATATAGTGTGTATAGTTTTGTGAAAATTGATAGAGCAGTATTACGATTGTGCCCTTTTCTGCATGTGTGTTATACATCAATAAAACAAGAAAGTTGATGCAGGTTTCTATGCCTTTTCTTCACCTCCATTCTTCAGCACAGGAACATAAATGGAATTAAGATAGAATCTCCAACCTCAAAACACTGGAAAGTTCTCTTACCAATTACAAGAGTATAATGTGCCCCCCACTATAGGATGATTGCTCAAGAGGTTTGATCCCTGTGTCTTGACTATTTCACTAATCAAGTTTCATTCTATACCGAGATTCTGATATATTAATTGATCCCAGGTGGAAGGGGAAGCCACAGAGGGCAGAGGGGAGTggaatggggggggtgggggactgacatttattgagtacttataaAGTTCAAGGCACTGTGCTGTAATCTCTAcatagagattttttaaaagtgaggctcagagatgttaaataagTTCTCCAGGGTCACACACCCAATAAATGATAGAGTAGAAATGCAAATCTTGGTTCAACATAAGCCAACGACCTTCCTCCTCGGCTACTGTATTTCTAGGGACAGTGGGACACATGTTGGTAAAATTACATTTTGGatctgttttggttttttggtCTGGAAGGAAGAAAGGCCAGTCACCTAAAGCATAACCTGCCTTTCTGGTACTTTCCTGGGTGGTGAAATGAAAAGGAGGCAGCAGTGGTCCTGCCATGGAGAGACTCATAGCACCCAAAAACACTGGGGGCAAGGCTGGCCTCGCATGTGTTTGAGGCGAGGTGTCAGGCTCAGCTTGTCAAAAGTCACCTGTGTCAAAGTTAATACGATCTGAATCACaggcctaaatgtaaaagctaaatcTATGAAGTTTTCGGAAGGAGACAACCTGGAGGTGGGCAAAGATTTCTTGTGGCAGCcatcaaattaaaacaaattatacattagacttcatcaaaattaaatacctgCTCATTAAAAATCACcattaagtaaatgaataagcAAGCCACAGTTTGGGAGAAACTGTTCATAAGATATatttctgacaaaggacttgaattcagaatatataaagaacttttacaacctgataagacaaaaacccaattaaaaagggTAAGACACTTGAACAAACACCTCACAAAGGAAGACATCTgcatggccaataagcacatgaaaagatgctcaacattattaatcATCAAGGAAAGGCatattaaaaccataatgagaaacCACTACACCCCCCACtaaaaaggcaaaaatcaaaAAAAGTGATAATATGAAGTGTTGGTGAGCATGTGAAGGCACCGGAACGTTCATGTGTTGCTGctaagaatataaaaatgttacaATCACTTTGGGAAAAGATTTggaagtttcttataaagtttaaCATACACCTACCCTTTAATTCAGCAAttacactcctaggtatttatccaagaaaaataaaaacatgaccaCAAAAAGACTTATATACAAATGTCCACAGTAGCTTCATTTGTAATAGCCCaatactggaaacaacccaaatgaccatcaacAGAATGGCTAAACCAACTGCAGGatgttcatacaatggaataatccTTAACATTATAAAGGATCTATTGATATGAGTAACAATATGGATCAATTTCAAAAACCTCATGTTGAGCGAAAGAAGTCAAGACActaaagagtacatactgtataaGTCCATGTATATGAAACTCTAGAATAAAGGCAAATCTaatctatagggacagaaagcaggTCAGCCATCGCCTAGGGCCAGCAGTGTGGGTGGAAGGGGGATTAAATGGGAGTGGACAAGAGAGAACGTTCTGCGGagttggaaatgttctatattgcGACAGGGGTTTGGGTTATATGGGGgtagatagttttttttttttttttttggtattaactTTATTCTATTTCTGTATAACTTTAAAGTACATAAAGGTTTATTTCCACAGGCCTCAGGGAATGGGTAGAAGTCACAGGACAATCTCTCTCCCACCAAAAACACTGCATATTTTGGTGTCTGTCCTAGAGGGAAAAACTGAAATTTACATTAGCAGTGCTGTGCAAGACTCTGACATAAATGGAGATCTAAAACTAGTCTGCAGTGGAGGTTTTAGTTCTCTGTTCAGGTGCCTGGACAGAAGCTGTAAGCTGCTGAGCATGACAGGGAAAAGAAGGCAGTGAAGATGGATGACAGGCACCTAGCATGGGAGGAGAAAGGAATGCCAGATTTCTTGGATTGGTGTGTTAttttcctcccccccacccccccccccctttcaagTCATCTCTGTAAGAAGGTGCTAGGCAGAGATACCAGAGAAAGAAAGGGTTAAAGACTCCTTTAATTACCCTGGGTGCAGGTCACTGCTACAACAGCTGGTACAGGACAACCTACTATCTCATGGTTCAGGCAGACCCAGGATGGAATGCAAAATAAAAGGAATGCTTATAGGAAACAATTTTGCTTGGAATGCTAGATGGCCAAGCCTCAGCCTTTGGTCCAGTGCAACTTTTGTCTCGTTTATCAACAGTGAAAAATTAGTTTGGTTAGAAGAACCAACTGGAATCACTCCAGTTGCTGCTATCCTCATGCTCACTGCTAGAAAAAGATTAACCTGTGTGAAGAACAATCTGATGAGTTAACTCCTGGAGACTGTTCTATTCTTCCCAAAAGACTGTTGATAGAATAACCCTCAAAAGCTGAAAGCTAAAACCCATTAATCCTGGTCTGCATTTCCAAAAGAATAGACTGGTGGTGTGGTTGAGCTGATATGGAAAAGCTATACTTTCCTGCAGATGATCAACTGACCTGCTATCCCACCCCAAATCTTAGCCTGAGGTATATTTCAGTGAAGGCAGGTAGCTGTGCTTCTCAGAGCAGAGAAGCACTTTAAGAGCAGAAAGGTAGAGGAAATCTAGAAAAGAACCGTCTTGATAAAGATTTATCCCATGGTGTGAAGGGAGAGGGCAAAGAACCCAGTGGCACTTCACTTATCCAGCAATTTCTGTCACTGTGGTGACCAACTTTTGCCCATTCCATAGGGTCTTGAACTGCTCAGGGACTGGGAACTCGTTAAAGTCACCACCTTCTGTAGGAATAAGGACATTCATCTCAGAAGATTTGGCACTGACTATCTCACAATCCAGGGAATTCTTGCTCAGGTAAGCATGGCAGCCGTCTGTTTTGTTGATGGAAATGGTTGGCACTTTACCCATTACCTGAACTTTCACATCCCTACTATTGATTATCTCCACAATGCCCACCACGTCATCAAACACCAGACCGAGTTTCTTACAGTTATCTACTGTAATGGAGTTAATTTTGCCCTTGATTTGCAATGTTGTGTTGACACACTTGTATATGTAAGCCACCTGTTTCAGCTCCGTATCATCAATCACCAGGTTAGAAACATTCTCCTGATTTTCCACTCTCCACTTCTTGCCTTCCAGTTCAAGTAGAGCTGGCTCTTTCTTTGAGGCTGCTTTGAGGGAGGGACTGACTCCCGGTTTAGGTGCAGAAAATGGTTTGGGGCCACTGCGTACTGGACCACTCTGAGCCTTCAGGGCAGGGTTCTTGTGAGTCTTCATATCATCCGATACATGTTTCAGAGCATGTGTGATGCTTTCCCCCTGATTAATCTGGGCAAACAGTGCTGAGCGTGAAGCAGAGTCATCAGAGCATGAACTGGTGGGGACTGGGGGGGGAGGCGGACCtggtggaggagggggaggacCTGATCCAGCAGAGGGTCCAGATGGCAATCCACTCAGTTCTTTTGCCACAGGGCCTGTTTTGCTCCAGGCCAGTCCAGTTGTATGATACTCCTTAATGTAAGCCTGCAGCTCTGTCCATATACTCAAGTAGGCTTTGACCCAGTCCACATGCTTCTTATCCACATCTTTGTACTCCTTGAGGACTCGATTTGTATAAAACATGGCAGCatcattcatttctttcacatAAGGGCCAGGCGTGGGACCCATAGccacccagcccagggcctggatgCTTTCACTGACAGCTGACAGGTGATTGAACAACTTGCTGCCTCGGTTCTTCTCCCGAAAGG is a genomic window of Choloepus didactylus isolate mChoDid1 chromosome X, mChoDid1.pri, whole genome shotgun sequence containing:
- the LOC119522557 gene encoding adenylyl cyclase-associated protein 1; the protein is MADMQNLVERLEKVVGRLEAVSQVSDMHCAYGDRHPKAGASPYVQAFDLLLAGPVAEYLKISKEIGGDVQKHAEMVHTGLKLEQALLATASQCQQPAGNKLSELLAPISEQIQEVITFREKNRGSKLFNHLSAVSESIQALGWVAMGPTPGPYVKEMNDAAMFYTNRVLKEYKDVDKKHVDWVKAYLSIWTELQAYIKEYHTTGLAWSKTGPVAKELSGLPSGPSAGSGPPPPPPGPPPPPVPTSSCSDDSASRSALFAQINQGESITHALKHVSDDMKTHKNPALKAQSGPVRSGPKPFSAPKPGVSPSLKAASKKEPALLELEGKKWRVENQENVSNLVIDDTELKQVAYIYKCVNTTLQIKGKINSITVDNCKKLGLVFDDVVGIVEIINSRDVKVQVMGKVPTISINKTDGCHAYLSKNSLDCEIVSAKSSEMNVLIPTEGGDFNEFPVPEQFKTLWNGQKLVTTVTEIAG